A region of the Streptomyces durocortorensis genome:
CAGGATCGGTGCCCTGCGCTCGCCGCTGCGCTCCCCCGCGCAACTCGCCGAGCTGGCCCGTTCGGTGGCGCGCAGGCCGGGCTTCCGGCTGGTGGGGCTGATGGCGTACGAGGGCCATGTCGCCGGGGTCGGCGACGCGCTGGCGGGGCGGCCGCTGCGGTCCCGGGCGATCCGGCTGATGCAGGCCACCGCGCGTAAGGAGCTGGCGGTCCGGCGGGCCGAGGTGGTGCGGGCCGTGCGGGCGGTCGCGCCGGAGCTGGAGTTCGTCAACGGCGGCGGCACGGGCAGCGTGCAGCACACGGCGGCCGAGGACGCGGTCACGGAGATCGCCGCCGGGTCGGGGCTGTACGTCCCCCGGCTGTTCGACAACTACACCTCGTTCACCGGCCGTCCGGCGGCACTGTTCGCGCAGCCCGTGGTGCGGCGGCCCGGCGTGGGCGTGGTGACGGTGCTGGGCGGCGGCTATCCGGCGTCGGGGGCGGCCGGGGCTGACCGCTCGCCGGTGCCGTATCTGCCGGAAGGGCTGCGCTACGACCCGCAGGAGGGCGCGGGCGAGGTGCAGACGCCGCTGCTGGGGTCCCCCGCCGACGATCTGCTGATCGG
Encoded here:
- a CDS encoding amino acid deaminase/aldolase — translated: MTARAADRARYNRATAHLDAPIAVVDLDAFDDNADDLVGRAGGKPVRVASKSVRCRALLERVLARPGFAGIMSFTLAESLWLARAGFDDVLLAYPSADRGAFAELAADPKLAAAVTVMVDDHSQLELIDASRGGGGEEIRVCLELDTSLRMLGGRIRIGALRSPLRSPAQLAELARSVARRPGFRLVGLMAYEGHVAGVGDALAGRPLRSRAIRLMQATARKELAVRRAEVVRAVRAVAPELEFVNGGGTGSVQHTAAEDAVTEIAAGSGLYVPRLFDNYTSFTGRPAALFAQPVVRRPGVGVVTVLGGGYPASGAAGADRSPVPYLPEGLRYDPQEGAGEVQTPLLGSPADDLLIGDKVWFRHAKAGELCERFDTLHLIEGDRVTASVPTYRGEGRTFL